GTTGTGAAACTGCACAGTGGAACACCAGATATGAGGATTCCGATAGCGTATTCTCTCACTTATCCTTTCAGGGAGCGAGTGGTGGATGGAGGTGAGATCACCGGGATTCCACTCCTACTGGAAGAGATCGACGGCGAAAAGTACCCCGCGCTCGAACTGGCAAGAAGCATCTGCGGAAAGCAGTCGAAACAGATAGCCTACAACGCGGCCGATGAAATAGCCGTCGAAGCTTTTTCAAAAGGTGAAATAAAGTTCGGAGGAATTTACAATATAATCGAAAGAACGGTCTCCAGAATGGATGATCAAATACGGGCCGACTACCGTCAAACAATGGAGATCGATAAGATTGCAAGAGCTATTGCGCTGGAAGAGGTGAAGGAATGTTTTTGACGATAATCTACTTTCTTTTGATCCTCACAGGGGTCGTCGTAGTCCATGAACTGGGCCACTATCTCTTTTCGAGGCTTTTCGGTGTGAGGGTAATCGAGTTTGCAATAGGTATGGGACCGAAGATCTGGTCCAGGAAGGGCAAGAAAACCACTTTCAGGATAAACGCCTTCCCCATCGGCGGCTATGTCAGACCGGCCGGAGAGGATCTCGATACCGTAGATTCATCGGTGCCCGAGAATGAACAGATACAGAATAAACCCGCCTGGCAGCGTTTCATAATATATCTGGCCGGACCTGCTTTCTCGTTGATACTTGGTTTCGTCATTCTATCTCTCGTCGCCGTCGTGTGGGGTTTTCAGGAGATAAAAATCGATAAAATAGAACCGGGATCACCTGCCGAGATCTCGGGCATAGCGCCCGGGGACAGAATAGTCTCGGTGAACGGGAAGATATTGATAGACAACACGCGCCTTGGAGAGGCAATCGCGAAAGGCGATCCGATAGATCTGGTAATAATGAGAGATAGCGGAGAGGTTAATATCACTCTCGTGCCTGAAATGCTCCCACAGGAGGCCGTGATGATAATCTCCCGTGCCCAGGGGGACGCAGGCGGAGAAATCACCTCGATTAACGGAGCCACGTTCAGCGGTGACTATGTGGGCTACGGGAAAGTGCTCCAGCCGGAAAGTTTCATTAAAATAGGTTTTTCCGACGGACAGATCCTGTCCGGTACCCTGCTCAATTATTCGCCGGCCGAGGAAAGGTATGCCATGGGGATTTATTACGCCAACTTCCAGCCGAAAATCGCCAAAGACTACGGACCCTTCAAAAAGGGAGATATTATAATTTCTGTGGGTTCTTTGAAAACGAGTACCAGCTACGATCTGACCATGATGAGTCAACTGCTCACCATAGGCCCTTCCGATCTTTTGATCCAGTTCACCGGAAGGGAGGTAGCCTACCAGAACCACGGTTTCGCCGAAGAGATTCTCGTGAAACTTGAAAGGGATGGGAAGTCATTTGAAATCACTGTGAGTAAGCAAGAGATGATTTCGCTTGTGAGTGAGGCCGGAGTCTTTTCTCAGGGGAGCGATTACTGGTATCCCGACAATGTCTTACAGGCTGCCGGTCTGGGTTTGCAGTGGGCCAACAGTATTCTGGTAACCATGGTCAGAGTCGTGGGAAGCCTCTTCACAGGCGGTGCCAATATAAATGAGTTCACCGGGCCGATAGGCCTTGTGACAATCGTGGATCAGGCTATAAGTCTAGGTTTGAGGATAGTTATCTTTATCACGGGTTTCATATCTTTGAACCTGGGCGTGGTCAACATGATTCCCTTTCCGGCTCTCGACGGCGGAAGGATGCTGCTGGCTGTTCTTGAGATGGTAACCAGAAGGAGGCTCGATCCCAAAATCGAAGGGTTGATAAATGTTATCGGGTTCATGGTTCTTATGGGCCTGATGATCTACATAACTTTCGTGGATATAGGTCGCTGGTTCTGATGAGTAAGACCGTTAAAGTTGGCACGGTAACTATAGGTGGCGGAAACCCCGTTTCTGTGCAGTCGATGACAAACACGAAGACAGTGGATACGCAATCCACCCTTGAACAGATCGAAAGGCTGACCGGTGCGGGCTGCGAGATAGTGAGAGTATCTGTTCCAGACAACGAAAGCGCCGTCGCCCTGAAAAGTATCACCCTGGAATCGCCCCTTCCGGTCGTGGCCGACATACATTTCGATTACCGTCTGGCCATCGAATCCATAAGGAATGGAGCGGCAAAAGTTAGGATCAACCCTGGGAATTTCGGACAGGAATGGAAGATAGTTGAGACGGTAAAGGTCGCCAAAGAGTACAACGTTCCAATAAGAGTGGGAGCCAATTCCGGTTCAATCGATCAAAACTTCTCGCATCTCTGTCGGGTCACCGCTTTGGCCGAGAGCGCTCTGGCGCAGGTGAGGTTGCTCGAAAAAGCTGGATTTGAAGATATCATAATCTCCGTGAAGGCTTCCAGCGTTAGTGAGACAGTTGAAGCCACCAGATATGTGAGTGAAAAGGTAGATTATCCGCTTCACCTGGGGGTTACGGAAGCTGGATTCGGCCTGGACTCGATAGTGAAATCTTCGATCGGTATAGGTGCACTCCTGCTGAGCGGGATAGGTGACACAATAAGAGTGTCCATATCGGGTGACCCGATACAGGAGGTAGAAGTCGCCTTCTCGATTCTCAAAGCGCTCAACCTCAGACCGGGACCGGATATAATCTCCTGTCCAACCTGTGCCAGAACGGAAATAAACGTCGAAAAGCTGGCAAGAGAAGTCAAGCAATGGCTAAAAGGCATCGACGATGATATTACCGTTGCCATTATGGGTTGCGTAGTCAACGGCTTAGGAGAAGGAAAGGAAGCCGATATAGGGATCGCCGGAACCCGTACAGGTGGAGTGATCTTCATGAAGGGTCGAATTGTCGAACAGACCGCTAGAGGGGAACTTGAAGAGAGGTTCAAATACTGGCTCGATAAAGCTCTGTGTAAGGGCGAAGATCGATTGCAGAAAAACTGACGTTGCCGATTAGCGCGTAAAACAAGTCTGCAGGCGAATAGCCGCAGCGATAGAGGAGGAGGGAAGAGAATGAAAAGGCTTATGCTCGTTGTGATCGTTATTCTCGGTATAACAGCCTTCGCAACTTCGATCAGTTATGATCCACAAGGTCTCATGTTCCTGAGCAGGCCGGGTGCGGGTATCAACGTTACTGTCAATCTAAACAAGGGGACCGGAGCAACCTATTACGGTGGCGAAACCCTGGGAGTTTCCTTTTCCGTGGATAGAAGCGCGTACGTGGCCGTTCTGGACATCGATCCTTCCGGTCAGGTGCAGGTTCTGTTTCCAAACGTCTATGATCAGGACAACTACATGATAGGTGGTAGAACCTATACCTTACCAACGGAGAAGGCTACGACAAAGTATAACCTGCAGATTCAATCTCAAAGGGGTAGAGAAACTATCTTGGTAGTGGCTTCATCCTCGCCGCTGAGCTTTCTTGGAAATGTCTTTTCACTTTTCGACAGATACCCATTCCCGTATCTCAGCCAAACCGTAAATAACCTTTCCATAGCTATAAATCCCGTCTTCAGCACTAACTGGGGTATGGGATACACCTACTTCTACAACAGCTATGTTCCATTCACCGTGAGAACCACGATCAACGCAGACAAGAGAGATGCCAGTGTCTATGTGGACGGAATACACATGGGCAACGCGCCGGTGACGACCACTCTGGAAGTTGGAACGCACACTATCTATATTTACACCAAGAGGAACCTCGTTTACGGGCCATCGGTGGTCAACGTTCAGCCCGGCTCCAGCGATTTCCATTTCTCCTTGCTGCCCAATTATATATACGGTTATCTCGAAGTCACGTCGATCCCCGACGCACAGGTTTACGTAGATGGCGAATATGTAGGCGATACTCCCTACAGGGACTTTGAAAAAGTCGGAAGCCACACCGTAACTGTTTCAAAATGGGGGTACAGGGATTCCAAGCAGAACGTCTATATAAATCGCGACATGACCACATCGGTCGATTTCAGGCTTCAGGAGAAGACCGAAGAGGAGAAGAGAGCTGACAACATAATCCTCTTCTCGGTCATCGGTATACTGGTGGTGGGCATTGTACTAGCCATAGTTCTCATGAACTGATGACGAAAAGCTCGCTTTCATGTCGAAGATCGAGTCTAAAGCCTACGTCAATCTCTTACTGGTAGTTGTTTTCTGGGGACTGACCTTTCCCATGCAGAAGGATATTCTGCATGGGCTTTCCCCGGTTTTCTATAATGTTGTACGGTTTTCTTTCGCCATACTTTTGCTGATACCTCTGAAAAAAAGGCTGGGACTTTCTTTCTTCGGTAGCGGCTTCAAGAAGGGCGTGGTTCTAGGCCTTTTTCTTTCGGGCGGCTACGTTTTCCAGACCTGGGGACTCGTCTTCACCAGCGCTTCTAAAAGCGCTTTTATTACGGCTCTCTACGTAGCGATCGTCGCAATACTCTCTCCATTGATCGAGAGGAAGATTCCAACAGCCGTACAGATCTCATCTCTGGCTATTTCTCTAATCGGACTCTACTTTCTCACTTCTCCGGATGGTGGTTTCAACTTTGGTGACTTTCTCACGACTATATGCGCTCTGTCCTTCGCGCTACACGTAGTTCTGATATCCCATTTCACCAAATCATCCGGCGATAAGGAGATGGATCTGCTCCTCCCGCAGTTTATGGTGGTTGTTTTGGTGAACCTTCTGCTGACTCCTTTCGTCGAAGGCTCTATATTCATCGATTACAGAATCCTATTGGTTGCACTCTTCACAGCTGTGTTTGCCACTATATTCGCGGTAGTTGTTCAACTCAAGTACCAGAGATACCTTGGATCTGTGGGTGCTTCTCTCATCTACGTTGGAGAACCGGCCTTTGCACTTCTCTTCGCTATGATAATTCTCGGTGAGTCACCTAGTAGAATGGAGATAGTGGGACTATCGCTGATGACTCTGGGAATGGTTGCCGGTGGAACTGTATCTTTGATCCGAAAAGAAAGGGAGGCTAGAGAGTGAAAGGGAACGTGATCGTAGTGGAGGACGACGTCCATATCGGTAAGCTTCTTCAGATGGAACTAACACACGAAGGTTACTCAGTCGAAGTTATAACCGACGGGGTAACTGCCTTGAAAAGGCTGGAAAAGGAGTTACCCGATCTTCTAATACTGGACGTGATGCTTCCCGGAGCGAACGGTTTCAGAGTTTTGAACGAAGTGAGGGAGTACATCTCTACAGATCTTCCGATAATCATGCTTACGGCCCGGGGAGAAGTTGAAGACCGTGTGCGCGGCCTTAAAGGTGGAGCCGACGATTATATTCCAAAGCCCTTCGTAATAGAAGAACTACTTGCCAGAATGGAAGCGATATTCAGACGGAGGGGAATTCTTGACAGGGTGAGTTTCCATGAAATAACGATGGATAATAACACCAGGGAGGTAACTGTTGGTGGCAAACCCGTTC
This portion of the Mesotoga infera genome encodes:
- a CDS encoding site-2 protease family protein, producing MFLTIIYFLLILTGVVVVHELGHYLFSRLFGVRVIEFAIGMGPKIWSRKGKKTTFRINAFPIGGYVRPAGEDLDTVDSSVPENEQIQNKPAWQRFIIYLAGPAFSLILGFVILSLVAVVWGFQEIKIDKIEPGSPAEISGIAPGDRIVSVNGKILIDNTRLGEAIAKGDPIDLVIMRDSGEVNITLVPEMLPQEAVMIISRAQGDAGGEITSINGATFSGDYVGYGKVLQPESFIKIGFSDGQILSGTLLNYSPAEERYAMGIYYANFQPKIAKDYGPFKKGDIIISVGSLKTSTSYDLTMMSQLLTIGPSDLLIQFTGREVAYQNHGFAEEILVKLERDGKSFEITVSKQEMISLVSEAGVFSQGSDYWYPDNVLQAAGLGLQWANSILVTMVRVVGSLFTGGANINEFTGPIGLVTIVDQAISLGLRIVIFITGFISLNLGVVNMIPFPALDGGRMLLAVLEMVTRRRLDPKIEGLINVIGFMVLMGLMIYITFVDIGRWF
- a CDS encoding DMT family transporter; this translates as MSKIESKAYVNLLLVVVFWGLTFPMQKDILHGLSPVFYNVVRFSFAILLLIPLKKRLGLSFFGSGFKKGVVLGLFLSGGYVFQTWGLVFTSASKSAFITALYVAIVAILSPLIERKIPTAVQISSLAISLIGLYFLTSPDGGFNFGDFLTTICALSFALHVVLISHFTKSSGDKEMDLLLPQFMVVVLVNLLLTPFVEGSIFIDYRILLVALFTAVFATIFAVVVQLKYQRYLGSVGASLIYVGEPAFALLFAMIILGESPSRMEIVGLSLMTLGMVAGGTVSLIRKEREARE
- the ispG gene encoding flavodoxin-dependent (E)-4-hydroxy-3-methylbut-2-enyl-diphosphate synthase, giving the protein MSKTVKVGTVTIGGGNPVSVQSMTNTKTVDTQSTLEQIERLTGAGCEIVRVSVPDNESAVALKSITLESPLPVVADIHFDYRLAIESIRNGAAKVRINPGNFGQEWKIVETVKVAKEYNVPIRVGANSGSIDQNFSHLCRVTALAESALAQVRLLEKAGFEDIIISVKASSVSETVEATRYVSEKVDYPLHLGVTEAGFGLDSIVKSSIGIGALLLSGIGDTIRVSISGDPIQEVEVAFSILKALNLRPGPDIISCPTCARTEINVEKLAREVKQWLKGIDDDITVAIMGCVVNGLGEGKEADIGIAGTRTGGVIFMKGRIVEQTARGELEERFKYWLDKALCKGEDRLQKN
- a CDS encoding DUF4384 domain-containing protein; the encoded protein is MKRLMLVVIVILGITAFATSISYDPQGLMFLSRPGAGINVTVNLNKGTGATYYGGETLGVSFSVDRSAYVAVLDIDPSGQVQVLFPNVYDQDNYMIGGRTYTLPTEKATTKYNLQIQSQRGRETILVVASSSPLSFLGNVFSLFDRYPFPYLSQTVNNLSIAINPVFSTNWGMGYTYFYNSYVPFTVRTTINADKRDASVYVDGIHMGNAPVTTTLEVGTHTIYIYTKRNLVYGPSVVNVQPGSSDFHFSLLPNYIYGYLEVTSIPDAQVYVDGEYVGDTPYRDFEKVGSHTVTVSKWGYRDSKQNVYINRDMTTSVDFRLQEKTEEEKRADNIILFSVIGILVVGIVLAIVLMN
- a CDS encoding response regulator transcription factor → MKGNVIVVEDDVHIGKLLQMELTHEGYSVEVITDGVTALKRLEKELPDLLILDVMLPGANGFRVLNEVREYISTDLPIIMLTARGEVEDRVRGLKGGADDYIPKPFVIEELLARMEAIFRRRGILDRVSFHEITMDNNTREVTVGGKPVQLSKTEFELLFALLTNAGIVMSKERLLEKVWGNEEWGNPNVVEVYINYLRKKLGQSGERIKTVRGSGYVVR